One genomic window of Luteolibacter flavescens includes the following:
- a CDS encoding SDR family NAD(P)-dependent oxidoreductase: protein MNPFDLTGKTALVTGASRGLGKGFALALARSGADVVVTSRTLSSLDDTVAEIEALGRKAWPIVLDVREQDSIEAAAEAAWSAAGHLDILVNNAGCNVRKPALEVTWDDWNLILDTNLRGVFFTAQAIARRMVGRGYGRIINIGSVTCVNGYSGLAPYCASRGGVKQLTMSLADDWGQHGITVNCLAPGWFKTAQNAVMYEDTGWVDYLTDRIPLKRPGAPGDLDGTLVFLASDASAYMTGQTLLVDGGISVGAVKAVPKKA from the coding sequence ATGAACCCCTTCGACCTCACAGGAAAGACCGCTCTCGTCACCGGAGCCAGCCGCGGGCTTGGCAAAGGCTTCGCCCTTGCCCTCGCGCGTTCTGGCGCCGACGTCGTCGTGACGAGCCGCACCCTGTCCTCGTTGGATGACACCGTCGCGGAGATCGAGGCGCTGGGTCGGAAGGCTTGGCCGATCGTGCTCGATGTGCGCGAGCAGGACAGCATCGAGGCAGCCGCGGAAGCCGCATGGTCCGCTGCGGGCCATCTCGACATCCTCGTGAACAACGCCGGCTGCAATGTCCGCAAGCCCGCGCTCGAGGTGACGTGGGATGATTGGAACCTGATCCTCGACACGAATCTCCGCGGGGTCTTTTTCACCGCGCAAGCGATCGCCCGCCGGATGGTAGGACGTGGCTACGGCCGCATCATCAATATCGGCTCGGTCACCTGCGTAAATGGTTACTCGGGCCTCGCGCCTTATTGCGCGAGCCGCGGTGGCGTGAAGCAGCTCACGATGAGCCTGGCGGACGATTGGGGGCAGCATGGCATCACCGTGAATTGCCTCGCTCCCGGGTGGTTCAAGACGGCTCAAAATGCGGTGATGTATGAGGATACCGGGTGGGTGGATTATCTCACGGACCGCATTCCGCTGAAGCGGCCCGGTGCGCCCGGCGATCTCGATGGCACGCTCGTTTTCCTCGCTTCGGACGCCAGCGCCTACATGACCGGCCAGACGCTGCTGGTGGATGGCGGGATTTCCGTCGGCGCGGTGAAGGCCGTGCCGAAGAAGGCGTGA
- the dinB gene encoding DNA polymerase IV: MRKIVHIDMDCFYAAIEERENPALRGKPVGVGGSTHRGVLTTANYEARKFGCRSAMPVFKALQLCPQLIIVPVRFDLYRSVSAHVRAIFGRFTEKIEPLSLDEAYLDLSHLNSSAESVAREIRTQIREELGLTASAGIGPNKLIAKIASDWNKPDGQHEIRPQEVNAFMHSLPVGKLWGVGGKMREKLERLGVKTCGDLQRFDKIEMSRRFGKWGLELWELSRGIDHREVETERIRKSISTENTFRENLTSLEDLRPPMHVMLDELTGDLVRHEDREIRSLVVKMKFADFTRTTAEKAHGILDTEIFGTLLEEAWQRGGGKPVRLLGVGVRFRDPEEKEQMELL, translated from the coding sequence ATGCGAAAGATCGTCCACATCGACATGGATTGCTTCTACGCGGCGATCGAGGAGCGGGAGAATCCCGCGCTGCGTGGCAAGCCTGTCGGCGTGGGCGGTAGCACGCACCGCGGTGTGCTGACCACGGCGAACTACGAGGCGCGAAAGTTCGGCTGCCGTTCCGCCATGCCGGTATTCAAAGCGCTGCAACTTTGCCCGCAGCTCATCATCGTGCCGGTGCGCTTCGATCTCTACCGCAGCGTCAGCGCGCACGTGCGTGCGATCTTCGGGCGCTTCACGGAGAAGATCGAGCCGCTGTCGCTCGATGAAGCCTACCTCGACCTCTCGCATCTGAATTCCTCCGCGGAGTCGGTGGCCCGGGAGATCCGCACGCAGATCCGCGAGGAGCTGGGTCTAACAGCTTCGGCAGGCATCGGGCCGAACAAGCTCATCGCGAAGATCGCCAGCGATTGGAACAAGCCGGACGGCCAGCACGAGATTCGTCCGCAGGAGGTGAATGCCTTCATGCACTCGCTACCCGTCGGCAAGCTGTGGGGAGTCGGCGGAAAGATGCGGGAAAAGCTGGAGCGCCTCGGCGTGAAGACGTGTGGCGACCTCCAGCGCTTCGACAAGATCGAGATGTCGCGGCGCTTCGGAAAATGGGGGCTGGAGCTATGGGAACTCAGCCGCGGCATCGATCACCGCGAGGTGGAGACCGAGCGCATCCGCAAGTCGATCAGCACCGAGAATACCTTTCGCGAAAATCTGACCTCACTCGAGGACCTGCGTCCACCAATGCATGTGATGCTCGATGAATTGACAGGAGATCTCGTTCGTCACGAGGACCGCGAGATCCGCTCGCTGGTGGTGAAGATGAAGTTCGCCGACTTCACGCGCACGACTGCGGAGAAGGCGCACGGCATTCTGGATACGGAAATCTTTGGCACGCTGCTGGAGGAGGCGTGGCAGCGGGGCGGGGGGAAGCCGGTGCGGTTGTTAGGCGTGGGAGTGCGCTTCCGCGATCCCGAGGAGAAGGAGCAGATGGAGTTGCTGTGA
- a CDS encoding gamma carbonic anhydrase family protein, giving the protein MAIEHYESFSPQIHPSAFVAGSADVIGRVTLGEESSVWYNSTLRGDINEIVIGPRSNVQDNAVIHLADDYGCYVGELVTVGHSAILHACTVKDEVLIGMGAIVLDGAVIGERSIIGAGALVIGGTVIPPGSLVLGSPAKVVRTLSLDEQSKVKGWAEKYVVQSRKYLAR; this is encoded by the coding sequence ATGGCCATCGAGCACTACGAATCCTTTTCCCCGCAGATTCATCCATCCGCCTTCGTCGCGGGCAGCGCCGATGTGATCGGCCGCGTCACTTTGGGCGAGGAAAGCAGCGTCTGGTACAACTCGACCCTGCGCGGGGACATCAATGAAATCGTGATCGGCCCGCGCTCGAACGTGCAGGACAATGCGGTGATCCACCTGGCCGACGACTACGGCTGCTACGTCGGCGAACTCGTCACGGTGGGCCACTCCGCCATCCTGCATGCCTGCACGGTGAAGGATGAAGTGCTGATTGGGATGGGAGCGATCGTGCTGGATGGCGCGGTGATCGGCGAGCGCTCGATCATCGGCGCAGGTGCACTCGTCATCGGCGGCACGGTCATCCCGCCGGGCTCGCTGGTGCTGGGCTCCCCTGCAAAGGTGGTGCGCACGCTATCGCTCGACGAGCAGTCGAAGGTGAAGGGCTGGGCGGAGAAGTACGTCGTGCAGTCCCGAAAGTATCTCGCCCGGTGA